The following proteins are encoded in a genomic region of Drosophila kikkawai strain 14028-0561.14 unplaced genomic scaffold, DkikHiC1v2 scaffold_181, whole genome shotgun sequence:
- the LOC138929391 gene encoding uncharacterized protein, which translates to MPTGDDKKLRVLPSIRLERSRSASPRPSPRSTPLRSKAAIAIPRAKSDNSVNLCPGPAPKVTRSVSNMAQKAIDIALKKFIAATDRVTQFEANLHTPAAPDTDRLPPGMCQIHRDQIRALWEKVEKSYESCSDLLAEADDPPTIASELESKYSYCYSVFSKCVFQLQGVIDRAAFQPTQASASSQPPPSTGCRLPPVDTEVFTGDYIRWPTFRDLFTAIYIQNSRLTPVEKLFHLLSKTSGDAHAIVSKAPLTNEGFISAWQSLTERFENRRLLVNSQLKILFNLPAVPQESGAALKELQGTIQSCLTALSMSSIQVEAWDCLLVYMVSTKLPKTTLSMWEQSVHNKAEIPTWNELNSFLTERHRTLEAIDDIRPSSSGQFPPRSTPASDPARRLNSYEARETPAPRGRHHTLLHRDNPAATVSRPSAPSSPRPAPIARSAAASDDHSNVQVCFASGSKAVLLGTAIIDICHLGRTFQARALIDSGSEATFITERLLNIVKLPSQPTQTQVSGLNDTVAAQATKLCKFSIRAPSRPGLQLQTTAYVLPQLAGKLPSYPVPRDFLKQLPDLPLADPAFFESSDIDVLIGADILPSVLLGGSKNNIFGSLLAQETIFGWVLTGPVSTTATGGVSVFSTRISVSSKSSPVTYEGFTSTHRDRSGRQTYSRFLVLPLPSLPTFVRYGQFDVF; encoded by the exons ATGCCCACAGGTGACGACAAGAAGCTCCGTGTGCTCCCGTCAATCCGTTTGGAGAGATCCCGATCCGCATCTCCGCGCCCGTCTCCGCGCTCAACTCCTCTAAGGTCGAAGGCAGCCATTGCCAtcccaagggcaaaaagcgacaaTTCAGTGAACCTTTGCCCCGGTCCAGCGCCAAAGGTTACGCGATCCGTGTCCAACATGGCTCAAAAGGCGATAGATATCGCCCTCAAAAAATTCATTGCCGCAACAGACCGTGTTACCCAATTCGAGGCTAACCTGCACACTCCGGCTGCCCCTGACACGGACAGATTGCCCCCTGGCATGTGCCAAATCCATCGGGACCAAATTAGGGCCCTGTGGGaaaaggtggagaaaagctatgaaagctgctccgaccTCCTTGCCGAAGCCGACGATCCTCCGACCATTGCATCAGAGCTAGAATCGAAGTATAGTTACTGCTATTCTGTGTTTTCAAAGTGTGTGTTTCAGCTGCAGGGCGTAATTGACAGGGCCGCCTTCCAACCCACACAGGCTTCCGCCAGTAGTCAACCACCCCCTTCTACGGGTTGTCgtctgccaccagtggacacagaagtCTTCACTGGGGACTATATTCGGTGGCCAACGTTTCGAGACCTTTTTACTGCGATCTACATCCAGAATTCGCGCctcacaccggtggaaaaGCTGTTCCACCTGCTGTCAAAGACAAGTGGCGATGCCCATGCCATTGTGTCGAAGGCTCCTCTCACAAACGAAGGGTTCATCTCCGCATGGCAGAGCCTCACCGAACGTTTCGAAAATCGGCGGTTGCTCgtcaacagccagttgaaGATCCTATTCAACCTTCCAGCAGTCCCCCAAGAGTCAGGAGCCGCTCTGaaagagctgcaaggcacTATCCAGAGTTGCCTAACAGCCTTATCTATGTCCTCCATCCAAGTAGAAGCCTGGGATTGTCTCCTGGTATACATGGTTTCCACAAAACTTCCCAAAACCACACTGTccatgtgggagcaatccgtCCACAACAAGGccgaaattccgacctggaaCGAGCTGAACTCGTTTTTGACCGAGCGTCACCGTACTCTAGAGGCGATCGATGATATCAGGCCTAGCAGTTCTGGGCAGTTTCCCCCCCGATCGACCCCTGCAAGCGACCCTGCGCGCCGGCTCAACTCGTATGAGGCCCGAGAGACTCCAGCCCCAAGAGG ccggcatcatactctgctgcaccgcgacaaccctgcggctaccgtttcaagaccctccgctccatctagtccaCGACCCGCACCCATTGCGAGAAGCGCTGCAGCCTCCGACGACCACTCTAATGTGCAAGTCTGCTTTGCGTCAGGATCAAAGGCTGTCCTGCTCGGTACGGCGATTATTGACATCTGCCATCTTGGCCGCACCTTCCAAGCGCGAGCCCTGATCGATTCAGGTTCTGAAGCGACCTTTATTACTGAGAGGCTTCTCAATATCGTAAAACTTCCATCCCAGCCAACGCAGACCCAAGTTTCCGGTCTCAACGATACAGTTGCCGCTCAAGCCACAAAGCtctgcaaattttcaattcgcGCTCCCtccagacccgggctgcagtTACAAACGACAGCTTATGTTCTTCCTCAACTCGCTGGAAAACTTCCCTCATATCCAGTTCCGAGAGATTTCCTAAAGCAGCTTCCTGATCTCCCCTTAGCGGATCCAGCGTTCTTCGAGAGTTCTGATATCGACGTCCTAATTGGAGCTGACATACTTCCGTCTGTGCTTCTGGGCGGTTCCAAAAATAACATCTTCGGCTCTCTCCTGGCCCAAGAGACGATCTTCGGGTGGGTTCTCACAGGCCCAGTGTCTACAACCGCTACCGGCGGCGTGTCTGTCttctcgacacgaatttccgtTTCGTCAAAAAGTTCACCG GTCACTTACGAGGGCTTCACTTCCAcacaccgcgatcgctctggaagGCAGACGTACTCGAGGTTCTTAGTCCTAccattgccgagtctgccaacgttCGTCCGCTACGGACAGTTcgacgtcttctag